The Coffea arabica cultivar ET-39 chromosome 9c, Coffea Arabica ET-39 HiFi, whole genome shotgun sequence nucleotide sequence TGCTGCGGATTAGCTGGTAGACAATGGACTAAAATCACTGCAAATAACTGTCTCAAACATTGTGGCATTTTGTACATAACAGCCTCTGATAAGCATTCTTCAGCTCCGTTATCTGTGTGGAGTAAACCGCGCAATTCTGTTGCTTTTTTGAATGAAGACGTCAGATAACCATTGACTGTTTTAAGATCATCAAAGGAGGTTGGTTTTCGAACATTCATGAGTAGTATTCTCAGATAATATCTCTCACCTTCAATTGGTGTGCTGTTATTATACGGCCAATGACTTGTCCTCTTTTTCTTGTATACCAGATTCTATCATCTTGATCCCAAACAAAATGTTGAGGAAACTCCCTGTAGAGAAGACTTAAATCATCTGCTTCCTTATTTGTTTGATTCATGTTAAAAACTCTATCAGCATTGTTCGTGAAAGCCTGTCATCTGTAACTACCTGTGTCAAAGATTGATTCTCATCAAAGCACATAGATTGGTAGTTTTCAAGGTGCAAATGAAGTGAAATGACTGATGGACTGATAAGATTGAGATCAAAAGCATAAATCTTTCACATAGCTTCAGGAGCACACACCCATCTTGCAGACTAAAATTCTTGATCTCATCAACAATCTTATTTGCTTGTTCTGCTGTCAATTGATACATTACTCTGTCGTAGCCTTTGTATATATACTTGTATATATACTTGACAGCTTCGATAGCAGAACATATTTCCACATTGATGTGACAATCATATTTAACAAGAATGTATGGATTATAAGGGACAATCCATCGGTTGTCTAACTCATGCTCTCTGATGTAGATTCTGGTGCCATCATCTCGCCTTCTGTATATTGGATATGAGTTTTTTTCATgctttgtatattttgaaaatttctttggATAATTGTTTctgcattttttattttgtcgcATACAGGGATTACTTGGATTCATTGCTCCACATGGTCCATGAATCATATGCTTTATAACTAAAGCATGTAAGTAAGATGACTGATGTTTATCAGGGAGCTCTGCACAGACAATTTTGTCATATTCTTCGGGTGAGAACATCTTTGAACGTTTTTTCAAGATAACCAAAAAATGAGTATGTGGGAGGCCTCTTTTCTGAAATTCAATAACGTAGGTATAAGCGGCAACATCACCGATAAGATGCTTCTTGAAAAGGTTTTCTTTCAACTGTTCTATTTTTGCACGGAACACTCGTGTGATCAAGTCTGGGCGATTCTGAGTCTCATCCACCTCTTCCAAATGATTCTTTATTTCAGGCCAAGAGGGATTGCAGGTCATTGTAAGGGAAATATCCGATTTCCCATAACGCTGCACAAGGGTCATAGCGTCCATATATCGTCGCCGCATATCCCTTGGTCCTCCTATAAAACTTGCTGGCAATATGATACGCTTTCCTACATCTGATGCATTTGTCTTGCCTCTTGCTATGATATCAAGTAATCCCTGATAAGCTTCTGTCCTCAATTTGTTTTGCCTGTTTCTGTGAAATTCAAGACGTGATGTCTCTAACTTGACATAAGCATCAACAGAATACTGCTGCAATAACCGGCCAATGTGTAGCAGGTGTGATTGATCTCTATCTCGCATTTGGAATTTGTAAGCATAATATTCTCGGCACGAGACTGTtggccttttccttttttttttctttttagcagctgataaaataagaaaaatgtaaGAATTAGTTATTTTACATTGTAGTAGACAAATGCTGAAAAATATAAAGGTTTCTAAATATACCTGTTTGTTCCACATCAAAGAGTTGTTCTAGATCATTGCATTGATGAACAGGAAGCATATTTTCTCTTTCACAAGTCTGATGAGAGTCATTAAGAATCTGAGTTCTTGTTTTCCGAAGGATTCCAGGATGCCATCCTGTTTCTCCACGAGCAAATATTAATGGATATTGTAATGTATCATAACAACCATAATGTTGCTTAATTATTCTTGTGCCTCCTGTTTTTGTATAGATTTCAATTTCTCTTGAACTGTCTCCATTAGTATTGTCATTGTCAGACCAAATTGCTGCCACTTGAGAGACTGCAGGAAAATTGAAGACACGTTGATCTAATCCTGGATTAGATTTAAGGAAAATTCTGTAGTTATCCAAATCTTGAATGTCTGTTAACCTTCGGATAAAGATGGAGTAGGGGTTCTGATCAAGAATGGATTTTAGCTGCTGAACAATTGATTCTTTGAATTTGCTGGAGAGAGCCATTCTATTCTGTATCTCATGTTCTATATCATAAAAATACAGTTGCAAATTCGATGCTTTTTCACCATCAGAAGGTTTCAATGCACTGACAAAATGGTATATCTGTCATTGTACTCGAAATGTGTATATACCTTTATTTCTCTTACTGAGGCCTTTGTTATAGTGAACTCCCAATGATGTAAAGGCAAATATATTGTTGTAACTCCTTATACATTGTCTAAACTCAGTAGCCTCAGGAGTATTTCCTTTATAGAGTTGCACAAGCATATCTGGCATTTTTGTTTCTGCTAAATGAATTTCTCCTGATGCATAACAAAATCTTGGCAGTTCCATATAGAAGCGTTTTGCACAACAATGTGGACAGTCTGGAGCAGGTGGGAGAAGAGCTGGTTCTAATGGTATTTGTTGGAGCAATGGGATATTTTTTTTGCGTCGTCGTCGAACTAAAAGTATGAAGTATAAATGTAGACAAGTTATAAGGCGCAAATACAGATAAAGCATGTGGTATGTATGAAAAGAGTAACAGGATAAAGATAGGAGGAAAGTTTTATCGCACACTTTGATTTTGGATAGGTGCAGATGAACTTGATGGTTCTGCTATCACCGATGGCTGTGCTGAAAATTTATCAACGTGAGTTAAGCTATGTTGCTCATGTAAAAGtaaaatatattatacataTTTGTTATAA carries:
- the LOC113710640 gene encoding uncharacterized protein; the encoded protein is MRDRDQSHLLHIGRLLQQYSVDAYVKLETSRLEFHRNRQNKLRTEAYQGLLDIIARGKTNASDVGKRIILPASFIGGPRDMRRRYMDAMTLVQRYGKSDISLTMTCNPSWPEIKNHLEEVDETQNRPDLITRVFRAKIEQLKENLFKKHLIGDVAAYTYVIEFQKRGLPHTHFLVILKKRSKMFSPEEYDKIVCAELPDKHQSSYLHALVIKHMIHGPCGAMNPSNPCMRQNKKCRNNYPKKFSKYTKHEKNSYPIYRRRDDGTRIYIREHELDNRWIVPYNPYILVKYDCHINVEICSAIEAVKYIYKYIYKGYDRVMYQLTAEQANKIVDEIKNFSLQDGCVLLKLCERFMLLISILSVHQSFHFICTLKTTNLCALMRINL